In one Streptomyces sp. T12 genomic region, the following are encoded:
- a CDS encoding AI-2E family transporter encodes MSRVPGWLSRLGAGLTEMSERLDERRAAVERESDELQPVPRPAVEATPEPSADDTLSPPAAHVPRPPDYAPSAPPPRPDPAQVVPWGVRVAAEAGWRLLVLAGTVWVLMRVISAVQLVVLAFVIALLLTALMQPSVAWLMRRGVPRGLATAMTAILGFVVIGLMGWFVTWQVMENIDNLSDQIQDGIDELRNWLLNSPFHVTDKQINDIAENLREAIGANTDAITSAGLEGVTVIVEALTGILLAAFSTLFLLYDGKRIWEWTLKLVPAAARPGVAGAGPRAWATLTAYVRGTVMVALIDAVFIGIGIYFLDVPMAVPLAVFIFLFSFIPLVGAVASGALAVVVALVTQGVFTAVMTLAVVLAVQQIEGHVLQPFILGRAVRVHPLAVVLSVAAGGMVAGIGGAVVAVPLVAVTNTIVGYLRAYSQQAALRYAPEPRGATAVGAASVDPPPSAKDKSAAEE; translated from the coding sequence CGCCTGAGCCCTCCGCCGACGACACCCTCTCGCCGCCCGCCGCCCACGTCCCCCGGCCCCCCGACTACGCGCCCTCGGCTCCGCCGCCCCGCCCCGACCCCGCACAGGTCGTGCCGTGGGGCGTACGGGTCGCGGCGGAGGCGGGCTGGCGGCTGCTGGTGCTGGCCGGCACGGTCTGGGTGCTGATGCGGGTCATCAGCGCCGTACAGCTCGTGGTGCTGGCGTTCGTCATCGCCCTGCTGCTCACCGCGCTGATGCAGCCCTCGGTGGCGTGGCTGATGCGACGCGGGGTGCCGCGCGGGCTCGCCACCGCGATGACCGCGATCCTCGGGTTCGTCGTCATCGGGCTGATGGGCTGGTTCGTGACCTGGCAGGTCATGGAGAACATCGACAACCTCTCCGACCAGATCCAGGACGGCATCGACGAGCTGCGCAACTGGCTGCTCAACAGCCCGTTCCATGTCACCGACAAGCAGATCAACGACATCGCCGAGAACCTCCGGGAGGCGATCGGCGCCAACACCGACGCCATCACCTCGGCCGGCCTCGAAGGCGTGACGGTCATCGTGGAGGCGCTCACCGGCATCCTGCTGGCCGCCTTCTCGACGCTGTTCCTGCTCTACGACGGCAAGCGGATCTGGGAGTGGACCCTCAAGCTGGTCCCGGCCGCCGCCCGGCCGGGTGTGGCGGGTGCCGGGCCGCGGGCCTGGGCGACGCTGACGGCGTATGTGCGCGGCACGGTGATGGTGGCCCTGATCGACGCCGTCTTCATCGGCATCGGTATCTACTTCCTCGACGTCCCCATGGCCGTCCCGCTGGCCGTCTTCATCTTCCTGTTCTCCTTCATCCCGCTCGTCGGCGCGGTGGCCTCCGGCGCGCTGGCCGTGGTGGTGGCGCTGGTGACGCAGGGCGTCTTCACCGCGGTCATGACCCTGGCCGTCGTCCTCGCTGTCCAGCAGATCGAGGGCCACGTCCTGCAGCCGTTCATCCTCGGCCGTGCGGTCCGCGTCCATCCGCTGGCGGTCGTGCTGTCGGTGGCGGCCGGCGGCATGGTGGCGGGGATCGGCGGCGCGGTGGTGGCCGTACCGCTGGTGGCGGTGACGAACACGATCGTGGGGTATCTGCGGGCGTATTCGCAGCAGGCGGCTCTTCGCTACGCGCCCGAGCCGCGGGGGGCGACTGCGGTGGGAGCGGCTTCCGTTGACCCGCCGCCGTCCGCGAAGGACAAGTCGGCGGCGGAGGAATGA